The nucleotide window ACCAGGTTGCTGGAATTCAACCTCGAGGCGGCGCTCGCTGCGCATCCGCAGCTCATCCTCGTCGATGAGCTGGCGCACACCAATGCTCCCGGCGTGACGCACACCAAGCGGTGGCAAGACGTCGAGCGCTTGCGGCAGGCGGGCATCGACGTCTATACCACGCTCAACGTCCAGCATCTGGAAAGCTTGAACGACGTCGTCGCGCAGATCACAGGGGTGATCGTTCGCGAGACGGTGCCCGACGTGATCTTCGACACGGCCGACGAAATCGAGCTGGTCGATTTGCCGCCGGACGATTTGATCGAAAGGCTGCGCGAGGGAAAGGTCTACCTGCCGGACCAGGCCAGCCGCGCGATCGAAAGCTTCTTCAAGAAGGGAAACCTGATTGCGCTGCGCGAGCTGGCGCTACGGCGCGTCGCTGAACGCGTCAACGCGCAGATGCAGGACTATCGCTCGCTGCACGCCGTAGCCCGCACCTGGCCCACGTCGGAACGCTTGCTGGTTTCGGTGAGCCCCAGTCCACACTCGGCGCGGTTGGTGCGTGCCACGCGGCGGATGGCCACCACGCTGCGCGCGCCTTGGCTGGCGGTGTATGTCGAGACGGCGCCAAGCGCGCGACTGAGTCAGGAAGACGCGGACCGTGTGGGTCAGACCTTGCACATGGCCGAGGAACTGGGGGCCGAAACGGCCACGATCAGCGGCACGCACCTGGTCGACGAATTGCTCGATTATGCTCGCCGCCGCAACGTGACCAAAATCGTGGTCGGCAAGCCGCAACGGCCGCGCTGGCAGGAATGGCTGAGCGGCTCGGTCGTCTACGAGTTGACGCGCAAATGCGGCGACATTGACGTGTACGTCATCAGCGGGGACGTCGACGAACCGGTCAAACCGCGGCAGCGCGCCGCTCCTCCGCCGTGGAATCCGCTCGCGTACTTGGGCGCGCTATTGACGGTCACGGCCTGTACCGGCGCCGGCTGGCTGATGCAGGACCGATTCGCGCTGGCCAACATCATCATGGTCTACCTGCTGGGCGTCATTTCCGTGGCCGCGCAATTTGGCCGCGGACCCTCGATCCTGGCGTCGATCCTGGGCGTGGCCGCGTTCGATTTTTTCTTCGTTCCGCCCACGATGACCTTTGCCGTCAGCGACACGCAGTACCTGCTCACGTTCGCGGTTATGTTGACCACCGGCCTGGTGATCAGCACATTGACGGCCCACGTAAGGTTCCAAGCCCAATCGGCGCGGATGCGCGAAGAGCGTACGGCCGCCTTGTACGCCATGAGCCGGGGCCTGGTCGAGGCCACCACCGCGCAGGCGCTTGTGGACCTGGCCGTGAAGCATATCGCCGAAGTGTTCGACGGCGAGGTGTTCCTTTTATTCCCTGATCCCTCGCGGCGCGGTCCGGTCACGATCGCGCCGGTTCCCTCGGCCGCATCGCTCGCCACGCTCACGGATCATGACCTGGGCGTCGCCCAATGGGTATTCGACAATGGCGAGCGCGCCGGACGTGGCACAGACACCCTCCCTTCGGCGACATCGCTGTTCGTGCCACTGCGCTCGCGCGGCGCGATTGTCGGCATCCTGGGCATTCGCCCGCGCGCCACGGTTCGCCCGTTGTTATTTTCTTCCGAGCAAATTCGCCTTTTGGAAACATTCGCCGGGCAGGTGGCGCTCGCGGCCGAGCGCATCCGTTCGGCCCAGGACGCCCAGCGGGCGAAGCTGCAGGCCGAGGCCGAGCGCCTGCGCAGCTCGCTGTTGAGCGCCGTGTCGCACGACCTGCGCACGCCGCTGGCCGCGATCGCCGGCGCGAGCAGCACTTTGGTTGATGATAGTGGCCTCGACACGAACACGCGTCACGAGCTGGCCGAGTCGATCTTCGAAGAGGCCGAACGGCTCAATCGGCTGGTGGTGAACCTGTTGGACATGACCCGCCTCGACGCCGGGGCCCTGCAAGTGCGCAAGGAGTGGCAAGTCGTCGAGGAAGTCGTCGGCGTGGTGCTCAACCGTCTTTCGCGCCGGTTGCAACGCTACCACGTCGTGACCCGGCTGCCCGGCGATTTGCCGCTGGTGCCGTTCGATCCGTTGTTGATCCAGCAAGTGCTGACCAATTTGCTGGAGAATGCCATGCGCTGCACGCCCGAAGGGGGCGAGATTCTGCTGTCGGCGGAGGTGGTCGAAAAGGACGTGCAAATCGATGTTGCCGATCGCGGCTTGGGACTCGTGCCCGGCGAAGAAGAACACATCTTCGAGAAATTCTATCGTTCGGTGCGTTCCACGACCGGCACGGGCGTGGGGCTAGGGTTGACGATCTGCCGGGGCATCGTCGAATTGCACGGCGGCCGTATCTGGGCGCGCAATCGGCCCGACGGCGGCGCCTGCTTCAGTTTCACCTTGCCGCGCGGCGAAGCGCCGCCGCTGGTGCGCGCGGATGGTCCCGTGGCCCCGTAGCGTGCCTTTCGGCTAAACTTGAACGGGGCTCGCGTCGCGGGCTGTGAAACTGCCGGGGAGTTCGTTGCGCTATGTCCTCCGAGGGGCCGAAGATTCTGATCATCGAGGACGAGCAGGAAATCCGCCGCTTCCTGCGCGCCTCGCTTGGCGCTCACGGCTATCGATTCATCGAGGCCGAGTCCGGCCGGCAAGGGCTGATGCTGGCGGCAAGTCAGCAGCCCGATCTGATCGTTCTCGATCTCGGCCTACCCGACATGGATGGTATCGAGCTGATTCCGCGGATTCGCGAATGGTCGAAGCTGCCGATCATCGTTCTCTCGGCCCGCGGCCAGGAACGTGAGAAAGTCGCGGCACTCGACGCTGGCGCGGACGACTATTTGACCAAACCCTTCGGCATGGATGAACTGCTGGCGCGGATTCGCGTGGCGCTGCGCCACGCGACGCGCGTCGGCGCTGGCGAGTCGCCGATTTTTTCGGTGGCCGATCTG belongs to Pirellulales bacterium and includes:
- a CDS encoding sensor histidine kinase KdpD, with product MAESRPDPDALLARVQAEESRAERGKLKIFFGAAPGVGKTYTMLEAGRKVAKEGVDVLVGYLEPHVRPETQALLMGLDVLGRRTIEYRGTRLLEFNLEAALAAHPQLILVDELAHTNAPGVTHTKRWQDVERLRQAGIDVYTTLNVQHLESLNDVVAQITGVIVRETVPDVIFDTADEIELVDLPPDDLIERLREGKVYLPDQASRAIESFFKKGNLIALRELALRRVAERVNAQMQDYRSLHAVARTWPTSERLLVSVSPSPHSARLVRATRRMATTLRAPWLAVYVETAPSARLSQEDADRVGQTLHMAEELGAETATISGTHLVDELLDYARRRNVTKIVVGKPQRPRWQEWLSGSVVYELTRKCGDIDVYVISGDVDEPVKPRQRAAPPPWNPLAYLGALLTVTACTGAGWLMQDRFALANIIMVYLLGVISVAAQFGRGPSILASILGVAAFDFFFVPPTMTFAVSDTQYLLTFAVMLTTGLVISTLTAHVRFQAQSARMREERTAALYAMSRGLVEATTAQALVDLAVKHIAEVFDGEVFLLFPDPSRRGPVTIAPVPSAASLATLTDHDLGVAQWVFDNGERAGRGTDTLPSATSLFVPLRSRGAIVGILGIRPRATVRPLLFSSEQIRLLETFAGQVALAAERIRSAQDAQRAKLQAEAERLRSSLLSAVSHDLRTPLAAIAGASSTLVDDSGLDTNTRHELAESIFEEAERLNRLVVNLLDMTRLDAGALQVRKEWQVVEEVVGVVLNRLSRRLQRYHVVTRLPGDLPLVPFDPLLIQQVLTNLLENAMRCTPEGGEILLSAEVVEKDVQIDVADRGLGLVPGEEEHIFEKFYRSVRSTTGTGVGLGLTICRGIVELHGGRIWARNRPDGGACFSFTLPRGEAPPLVRADGPVAP
- a CDS encoding response regulator, with the translated sequence MSSEGPKILIIEDEQEIRRFLRASLGAHGYRFIEAESGRQGLMLAASQQPDLIVLDLGLPDMDGIELIPRIREWSKLPIIVLSARGQEREKVAALDAGADDYLTKPFGMDELLARIRVALRHATRVGAGESPIFSVADLNVDLGSRQITARGNPVHLTPTEFRLLATLIRDAGKVITHRQLLNEVWGPDSLDETHSLRVYMAKLRDKIEEDSARPRYLLTEPGVGYRLVTE